The DNA window GATTCAAAATCTCCAAAGATGAAAATGGTATTGAGATGGATAGTTCGTTCTTCAAGCAGCTGATTGGGAGCATGATGTACTTGACCGCTACGAGACCGGATATAATGTATGCAGTAAGCTTATTAAGCAGGTATATGTCAAGGCCTACAGAACTTCATCATTCGGCAGCCAAGAGAATTCTACGTTACTTGCAAGGTACAGCAACGTTTGGCATTCTTTACAGAAGGGAAGGAAGTCATGAGTTGATTGGTTTTACTGACAGCGATTATGTCGGGTCAGTAGAAGATAGAAGAAGCACCTCGGGCTATGTTTTTATGCTTAGTGGAGCAGCAGTGACTTGGTCTTCTCGAAAACAACCGATCGTAACACTAAGCACAACCGAAGCTGAATTCATTGCAGCTGCAGGAAGTAGTTGTCAAGCaatatggatgcaaagggtgctaaAAAAGATCGGCTACACGGGCAGCGAGAGTACTGTCATCTTTTGTGACAATAGCTCAACAATTAAGTTGGCGAGGAATCCTGTGATGCACGGCAGGAGCAAGCATATTGATGTGCGCTACCATTTCTTACGAGAGCTAGTGAATGATGGAGTTGTACATCTTCAGTTCTGTGGTACAAGGCAGCAAATAGCCGATATTTTCACCAAACCGCTCAAATTAGAGCTATTTCAGGAGCTAAGAAGGAGGCTTGGAGTGTGTGAACTACCACATGTTAACTAGCTGCAAATGCAGTCTAGTTCAAGGGAGGGAATGTTAAGTATTTAGTCAAATAAGAGTCCTAGTTTTTAGGatagtttgttaattgatttagtCAAGTTTGTTTCCTTATTTCTAGCTAGAAGTGGGCTGTAGTTTGTTACAGCACATTCGTTTTTCATTCTCTATTTATTTTACAGCATTTCACAAGGAATAAACAGTCATTTCCAGAACTTCTATTTGCTTCTATTCTGTTCCTGTTACATCTAACAGACCTATAAGTCCGAGGGTTCAAGAAAGTCCCTGTGGAACACAAAAACTATTTCATTAAATTCATTTATAATAGGTTAGATTTGCTAGAATAAAAAAGTGGGCACATATATTTTCAAACAATCTCATTAGACACTTCTTCTCACTATGGGTGGAAATAGGTTTAGGCTAGGCTAGACTTTAGAAGACCTGAGTGTGTTCTACGATAAATTTAAAAGGTATAAATTTGGCTTATGATCTATCATAGACTCATTTATTTTGGTCTGACCtaacctttttaaaagtctgaccTAACCTGAAAGTTTATTTATAAGTTTGTATCTCATTCcagttttcaattaatccatattacttAAGAAACCTCATAGGTCGTTTATTTATAAGTTTGTATCTCATTCcagttttcaattaatccatattacttAAAAAACCtcataggtcggcctatatatgcatatataagccgacatatttagcctttgttctaatatatGCATACATAGGCTAGCCTATTTagcctttttttttataatatatatgcatacatgggTCAACCTATTTAgcatatctctaatatatatgaaaatataggccgacctataacaCTTCATAGACTTTTTAATAGTCTAAGtctggcctatttaataaaataagcttttaaaaaagcctaagcctagcCTCTTTATTAAATAGACTTGACCTGGCCTAgtcttaagtaggctaggctataggcctaTGTAGGCCGGCCTGGCGTATTCCCACCTCTACTTCTCACTTACAACTTACAAGTGTATCTTGTCTTTCATTAAAGGCGATTAGGTCTTGATTCAAATCCTTAGTGTCATTATTGATGTTGGAGTCTATTTTCCCTAAGTTGATTTCTCACCGATTACAATGTTTTAACTTAGCCATTATACTCAATTTATTGGTGTATAACTCACTATTCTACCCTATAACTCTCTAATTCCTTAGGTTAGCTAGATAACTAAAACGAACAATATTTGATGTGTTACACCTTAAGTCAcaacttataatttttttattaatcaaataTTAAGTTGAACAAttaatttagatttgatttatatAGTTATGATCAGTAATCAATACAATTCTAAGATCGATATATGAATTCGTCAACACATATAAAACAATGAACATACAAGTAACCGAATAACAAAACTGATCAATCAAAAGTGAAAATAATACATTGCACAAACATATGACCTAACAGGATTATAGAGGTTCATCTAAGAAGCCCTAATCAATAGAAATTTAGCTAATCACACTAATGAGAATCATAACTGAAGAAATAAAGAAACAGTACATGAATTTCTGGTTAGAATTTGGCTTCCGATGATGATAACCTTCGTTTCAGAGCTTCAAACTTTGCTTCTTCGTCAAAATTATGTGACAAAACATATCAACAATTAAGACATATGCACCCATTGTCTTTTCATCTCTCCACAATGGGATGTGTGATAGATGGATCGCGCTACGATCAATTTTCATCTCGTCACGatgagtttgttttttttttcctcaATTGTGGCACGAGTATGAGTACTTAGGTACCCATAAGATACGGGTACGAGTACAAACGTTGGTGCTCAGGCATTTAAGGTCTCGGGTACGGGAAAAAAATTTAACCGTTGATCTGGAAATGAGTACTATAGTACATTGTCCATTACCATCCCtaaatattataagatatttatacatttttttattcTAACAGTTGTAATGTTTTGGATCCATTAAAGATCCATTGTATTTCGgccgttaatatatatatatatatatatatatatatatatatatatatatatatatatatatatatatatatatatatatatatatatatatatatatatatatatatatatatgaggagagttatattgactccaagagtaagttataataacttactccgtatcttgaccattaattcttttcaatctaatggttaaaaataataagaaatagttttctctttccacatttatgacttattatttttaaccattagattgaaaagaattaatggtcaagatgtggagtaagttattataacttactcttggagtcaatataaccctcctcatatatatatatatatatatatatatatatatatatatatatatatatatatatatatatatatatatatatatatatatatatatatatatatatatatatatataacctttaaactttaaaattaaaatgtagtcTGAAGACAAAAGAAATATGTATATAACctttaaactttaaaattaaaatgtagtcTGAAGACAAAAGAAATATGACAATGAGATAAAAGAGTAAAAAAtctatatattgtatttttagaATTTTGAAAACCTTTAAAAGTATCTAAGGGCATTTTGAAACATTTCTGAACATCTTAGACTTTTGTGATTCATATATAGAGTTGAAGAGATTCATAAATAATTAGCCAGAAAAtaggttttgttttttaaaatttgcgtgattatttttttataatctcttgtaaataattttcaaaagtaTAATGAATTGGAAAGGTACTTTCTCCTTTCATAATAGATTGTTTATCGAATTGAATAAACAAATTATTGTGTTCttgtctttttatttatttgtatttagTCTTGACGTATTATTGTGTTGTTTTAAACTACTTATTTTTGTTgtcttgttatttatttgtatttaatcTTGACATATTATTGTGTCGTTTTAAGCTACTTATTTTTGTTGTCTTTATTCTTTATCCACACTTATCAAATTTTTCTATCCgcttgtaatttgaatttttactatcactttttttttctccaatatttgccATGTTGAAAGGGTAGAAGATTGGGTATGTGATATGTCTGATTTCACATATGTACTAGATGTTTCATTTCTACGCCATATTGTGTATAAGAGTTAATTCATGATGAGTGTTAATTTGCATAAATGATATTTCTACGAGGGTAGTGGCTGAACAAGCAACATGGTATAGAAGACGTTAACTGAAAATGCATGAACTGTTAAAAAGACCTGATGGTGTATTTTTGTGCTCCTAGGTGAAGGATTTAATTAAGCCCTCACCCTAGAAACTACCAATAAACACCTCTCTTTTTTATCTTTCCCACAAGTGAAAATGCAGTATTAACACAGGGATTTGAAATTCAATAAATTCACACACTTCCATAAAATGAGTATAGATATAGATGATCAAATTTACTTGCATCGTGTCATAAAATGAGTATACGTGCATCAAGTAAACATTTATTCATTTCAAAACAAATGTAGAGCATGAAAACCAAGAAATCATCGAAAACTtcaccaatcataaaaaataacgATGGAGAAACAATTGCAGGGATATGACAAACATCATATATGGTACCTATATACAACCAAACACATACAATGATACAGTGTATATGAGATCACTTGAATTGTGTCGTATCTTGTGCATATTACCTAACGCGATAGCTTGTAAAACAGAATAACAACTACTGCAAAAACAAGAGCTCCAATCAAAGATCCAACAATCCATTTGTTTCTTGTTATTCTCCGTGACATGGTGGTTAAAACTTTCTTACTCTTGTCAATAGCATTATCCACCCCATGAAGCTGCAAACCATACAAAAATTATCATCAACCATTAATCATCACAGCTTCTATATTGTATTTGTTACATTGAATGCTAACAATCTTATTCTAAGGTGATAACTGACGCGATTGAGATTGTTTGTGATTCTTTTATACCAAAAGGAAGGAGAACAAGAACTATCTAAAGTTGACATACAAAAACACCATTTGAAACAAAATAGCATTTACGTATCGGTACCCTTTTATGGGAGCTCAGGAGAGTCTCGCGCTGCTGGTGTAAATCTTGGAGGATTGAGACGCCGAGTTCTTCGGTCTCCAGCACTGTTCTGTGGCTCTCCCTGATTCTATCACTCGACTCATTTAATCTCTCCACTGACATAGTTAATCTTTCTCTCTGATCAGAAGATGCCTGCAAAATTATCCATATTTCACCACTACATGTTACATAATAGAATAATAACTTTGGATCTACTCGACTACTTTCCTTAATGTCTACCATTTTAAAAACACtgcaaatttcaaaattcaacaTATATACGGGGATATAGGACAATCAGAGAACTGGATATGCATTTGAAAAGGAAATATTATCATTACAAGTGCAATTGATTTCAAAAATCTTAAGTTCAAAATAAAAGATATGCGGATAGGCTAAACAAAACCGAGAGATATGCATTTGCAAGTATCTGCAACCCTATTTGCAAGTAATGATAATCATTTTAGTTGTGTTTTCTCTTCGTTTAgttcttttttaataaaaaaaaaaaaaaactattgggGAAAGGAAAATTTTATTAACATTGGTGACCCATCCCTAATAGCCATTTTACCACTATCCCAGGTGGGATTTGAACTTTGTCCCCCGATGTTATAAAGTAAAGCTCTTACCACTGCATGGGTAGTTTGCATAATTTTTCTGACGAATTTTCATgtcatttgaattttttatgatcTAAATTTAATAGATATTTGTTTGTCGGAATAACTCAAAGAAATGGGAGCTAATTTGAGAATAACAGGAATAGAGAGTGAAAGATGCCCGAAAGTGAGCACAATTGTGCTTGATGCATGAAATAGAAGATTCAATTATGAGCATTAGGCGCATTTATGGCCAAAATTCGTGTGGTTAACCCACCAGACCAGATAGGTTCAAAACTGAGCACACAAATAGCATAACAAGGTCAAAATCAATGAGGTTCACAATAACTAAAGAGTGAAGGACGGTATGACTAGGTTCCACTCAGTTGGAACTTGGAACTGGGTTTTGGCTCATCTGAGCCGAGTAGTTCATTTACCTCATTGGCCTATTGGGTTCATCGCAAACTTGCAATGACGAGTTTGTTCATGTTTCCAGATTCATGATTTTATGTTAAGAATATAAGATTGAAACTCAATACAACATCACACATGTATGGAACGAGACATAAATATGCCCATAAGTGGGCGTAATTATACCTATGTCAGACCCTCATCGATAACTAGATGTTTCTAACAGAGTCTTAGATCTTTTGATGTGAAATTAGAGAAATGATCGGAAAATTCCTTTCTTGGAAGCCAAACCTTGCAGGAGCAAGAAGGTTGTTCATCTGAATCACCATGAACCCATCTCCTATCTTCTCTAATTCCCCTATTATCTCTTCTTCCTATGAGTTCCTAAATTTCTTAGGTTAGGGAATGATGATTCACAATTTAAACTCTACAAAATATGACTCATTGAATCTCCACCCAAGTTTCTATCTTTCAAATAAGTGTATGATTCTACTATTCATGCTTTTCACGCCCATATTGTGGTTTCTACTTCAACTACTAGATTTATGGAAGCTACTTCTACTCAAGTTTCTATATTAGTAACAAAAGAAACATTCAGTTACATTAAAATATCACACTATGAAGAGCATTTATGGTAGTTCGTTTGATTAACAGGTGAAGAAACATTCACTCATGATTCCATTAAGGAGATATAGAAGGGAATAAAACATATCTGACAaacaaataaaatgtaaaataattataactagaaacaattttatttttccatttCGGGGCTCTGTAAGACTCTAACCAGGGACAAGAAAGCCACAAGCTTCCTCGTTTCATTTTCAAGAAATATATGCTATGAATTAAAATATTCCAGAGATCCAGATATACCAAATATGCATCTGCCCTTCCGGTCTCCAACAAATCGTCCCGGGCAGCCTGATCAGCAGTGGGAGATGTTAATCTTTTAAACTCCTTTTTCAAGTTGTTTAGATCAGATTTATATTCCCTCAACTTTGCAAGAAGCATTGCTTTTACACTTGGCTGCAGACTTCTTGCCTCAAGGTCCATCTTCCGAATCTAGGCGAGGGAAATCAAAAAAATATCGAATTTAAAAACTTAAGAAGCATCAAAGTAAGCCATGAGATGTAAGGAAACACTTCAACATTGTACCAGAACATCTGCGTCATCAATTCCAGTTTTGATCTCAGAAATTTTTTGCAGCTTCTCTTCTGAAATCAGTATTGATCACAACAAAAAATCAGTAACAGGatctaatataaaaaaaaatggtaTTGACATAGTTATGTCGCAGTGACAGAAACATGTTCGTGAAAATATTTGACACAAGACACAGTAAATACCATCCAGCTTCTCCAGCAAAATTCTTTGAGAATTAATTTCCAATGAGTAAACAGTGTCAATAAAAGAAACATATGACCTTAGTCCTTACCTATGTCAATCCATAGGTACCAAACATGCAGTACTCTTCAATTGTTAGTTGGCCAAATATAAGCACATTGGTATGTTTAGTTGATATGACAATGGATTAATTGGTGTTTTCTCAAAAAATTTTGAAAAGTCAAATAACAAATAATACACAtaagcattttttataattttaaagtaagaatatatttattatatgtgTAAACAATGATGTGTaagtattttgttttcttttatgtgaAGAGAAGCCTTGATGAAGAGTTAAAGTTGTTGCAGTGGGACTAGAAAGCCACGTGCTCTTCCAGTCATAAAACCAGTGTGTTATTGCAGAGAATAGTGGTCCTCCCCCCCTCCCCTTTTCCCCCATTTAGTTGTAACAACTAACAAAAGCTCTAATCCTCCTCTTTGTGTTGTCGGAATATCATAGTTTGCATCTGTTCCCCatagaaataaaacaaaaaaagcaTTGTTGTTTACGTGAATTGAATGTAGCTGAGAGATCGACTAATTCCTATGAACAATGATTTATTTTTCTTCAGATGATTTCATTGAGAAATGAACTATGTCGCCTCAACTATGAGTTCTTTAACTACCCATGAGAGTGTTAATTGAGGTGAACAAAGCTAGCTAAACTAGGAAACCATGGTAAAATAGTACAGACTTGCAATTAAAGGTAAATTGCAAATGGAAAAAAGAGTTGCATTATTGATGCATGTGTCTGATCATTCTGTACAACTGGTATTTATAGATAAACTATGACCGGCTTGCTTCCGTCTACCAAGATTCCTATCAAGTATCAACAAAACAGCTGCACGCGCTCGGTCTAACAAATATCCGGCTGCCAGGCATGTTTCCTCTAGCCACTTCCCTATTTCCTACTTAGGTGGAGCTTCAGCACTTCTGCTTTTTCAGCTTCGTGATCATGTGATCCATTCCTTGGCTCGCACACCACTTCATCGTTGACAAAATGCCAACACAAAGTTGCTCAAAACTCCCATTAAAATGATGAATTTCCATTTTATGGGCtccagaaaaaaaaaattgtaacaaaTCCCATAGACCCAAAGTGTTAAATCAAATGGAGTGGAAATGAACAGAGAGGAACGGAAAGGAGCAGAATGAAGATTCCATTTTATGGGCTCCACTAGGCTTAATCAAATCGACCATCCCAAGCTATGTTTGGATACGAGTAAATCACAATTTAGTAACAATGGCGAAATCCAATAAGAAACCTAATACCAGTAACAGAATAAACTAAAACGATCAAATAAAACACTGTTGATATAGGACAATTCATAAGTGAAGTTTGAATTGGAAGTACCTTTGTCAGAAAGAAGAGAAGCGGAACTGCATTTACGTGAGAGATTAGCAGAGAGTTCGCAATATTGGCGTTCGTATCCTTCAAAGACTTGACTCATCTTGCTAATTTACTGGGAAACCGTAGAAAAAGATAAAATTAGAAGAAATTGGAAATGAAGGAGAATCGTTGATGAGTGAGTGATTGATTTTACCTTGAGTTGGATCGAATAACAGAGTGAGGGATCTGGAGGAGAAGAGGGAGTGTACTGATTTCACCAAAGGATCGGGTGCAGTTCAGATAGTTTGGAGTTTGGTCTTGTTGTTGTCGATTTGGCGGTTGCCGGTTGCTTGTCAAGTTAAGTCGTACAAGTCAGCGGTCAATATTCTAATAGTCCCTAACCCCCATTCATTTATTTAGAAGAATAAATCACATATGAGAGCTCTACCAATAAAGTGGATACATTTGAAGGATGAAAATAAGAGAGTTTTCGACATAAGATCTTCGGAGGAGGGCTCGGACAATCACACGGAAGTGCAACTAATATATGAAATAAGATGGTTCAAGAGATTAGAAAAGTAATTAAAGAGACGTTGAGAAAATCAAGAGATTTTATATTAGAGGTAAAGAATCGTGGTAGTAGAATGAAAGTATAAAA is part of the Vicia villosa cultivar HV-30 ecotype Madison, WI linkage group LG2, Vvil1.0, whole genome shotgun sequence genome and encodes:
- the LOC131651679 gene encoding vesicle transport v-SNARE 12-like, translated to MSQVFEGYERQYCELSANLSRKCSSASLLSDKEEKLQKISEIKTGIDDADVLIRKMDLEARSLQPSVKAMLLAKLREYKSDLNNLKKEFKRLTSPTADQAARDDLLETGRADAYLASSDQRERLTMSVERLNESSDRIRESHRTVLETEELGVSILQDLHQQRETLLSSHKRLHGVDNAIDKSKKVLTTMSRRITRNKWIVGSLIGALVFAVVVILFYKLSR